The DNA region CTGAATGAAGCTCCACAAGTAATTCCTCATCGGTGTAAATGTCTTTTTCAAAATTTGTGACCCATGTTCCTAATGCGCTTATCTCGTGGGCATCGCTACCGGCCGTGGCTCGAAGCCCCAATTTTTCAGCCACCTTCTCTGCGACATCGTTTTCTTTTTCGGTTACACGGCCGTTTCTAATCTCAACAGCG from Desulfomonilaceae bacterium includes:
- a CDS encoding PHP-associated domain-containing protein, with amino-acid sequence AVEIRNGRVTEKENDVAEKVAEKLGLRATAGSDAHEISALGTWVTNFEKDIYTDEELLVELHSGNFIIGTAR